A portion of the Candidatus Zixiibacteriota bacterium genome contains these proteins:
- a CDS encoding tyrosine-type recombinase/integrase produces MARAKSPSSETLVTDIQAFGRRLNADGRSPKTVSAYLRDLSTLAEAIERRYPGITTARVTSSMIDEALTSPDMTRACSGRKRSPASMHRFKAAVRSFFSWAEQSGIVSENPAVSLRLRRLPRTPPRFLTEAEKKRLLKELRGKSSLLAQRDRLIIELFLGTGIRLHELVSLDIEDIDLDSKHLRVRAKGSVPQVKFLKTNLRFLLRAFLIKRRRLGDGERHALFISNRGERLCERQVARRVIYWLKAAGIDKKLTPHSLRHTFATHLYSRTGDILVVQRALGHRDLSTTQIYTHLVDGALEEALERL; encoded by the coding sequence ATGGCAAGAGCTAAGTCACCTTCTTCTGAGACTCTGGTCACTGACATCCAGGCATTCGGACGACGGCTCAATGCTGACGGCCGCTCACCGAAGACTGTGAGTGCATATCTGCGCGATTTGAGCACTCTTGCGGAAGCGATCGAGAGAAGGTATCCCGGCATCACGACAGCTCGTGTGACAAGCTCCATGATTGATGAGGCGTTGACATCTCCAGACATGACCCGAGCATGCAGTGGCAGGAAGCGATCACCTGCATCAATGCACCGTTTCAAGGCTGCTGTTCGATCCTTCTTCTCCTGGGCTGAGCAGAGCGGGATAGTCAGCGAAAACCCAGCCGTATCGCTTCGGCTCCGGAGGCTTCCCCGGACGCCTCCTCGCTTCCTGACTGAAGCAGAAAAGAAGCGACTGCTCAAAGAGCTTCGCGGAAAGTCCTCGCTCCTTGCCCAACGGGACAGGCTCATCATCGAACTCTTCCTTGGCACCGGTATTCGCCTGCACGAGCTCGTCAGTCTCGACATCGAGGATATCGACCTCGACTCCAAGCACCTCCGTGTGCGAGCTAAGGGGAGTGTGCCCCAGGTAAAGTTTCTCAAAACCAACCTACGTTTCCTCCTGAGGGCCTTCCTGATCAAACGGCGACGCCTCGGGGATGGCGAACGTCATGCACTCTTCATCTCGAATCGCGGCGAGCGGCTCTGCGAGCGACAGGTTGCCAGGCGCGTCATCTACTGGCTCAAGGCAGCAGGGATCGACAAGAAGCTGACTCCGCACTCGCTCAGGCACACCTTCGCCACTCACCTTTACAGCCGGACTGGTGACATTCTGGTTGTACAGCGAGCTCTCGGTCATCGGGACCTCTCCACAACTCAAATCTACACCCACCTCGTCGACGGCGCGCTCGAAGAGGCGCTCGAACGCCTCTAG